The following DNA comes from Ascaphus truei isolate aAscTru1 chromosome 1, aAscTru1.hap1, whole genome shotgun sequence.
AGAATATCAATCCGTGTtctctggctgcaaaactggatcAGTGCTGGTTTGAGAATGGTACAGAGATGTATTTTTCTGGGTGTACAGCTAAATTTTTACACAGACTGGTGATAAAACCTCTTGAGTTTCTGAGCTTGCAGCATATAGTACATTTGGCATTCTTAAAAGGGCTGTGATGGTAAGCATTTCCCTCGCGTGTAATAATTCATGAAAGTAATGCTTTTTCTGATCCGTTTTGCAGCTCGGATTTCCCTGGAGTTGCAGTTTTGTGCAAATTACATTATACTCGCCatgtaaaatgtttattttctATGTACACACTCTTTAATAGAACTGGAGGAAAACGCCATGTAAACCTTTCAGTACTGGAGCGGTACTGCCCAGCACTAAAATGCTTAAATCGGCAATCCTGCTAAGAAAgtaaaatcatttttttaataaaattggaCGTATGGCGCTTCCGGTGCTGAAGCGCGCTTCTTACAGCGTTTGGGACGGCAGATAATTTACATGGGAAGGTACTGGTGCTTCTCATGGTGTAAATATGGCAGCTGGCGTTTacaaataggaagccgcaaccgaTGACTTTACAGCCTCCTATTCGCTTGTGAATTCCTTGAGATTTGGTGGCCACATTGTTTCCCCAGGAGATACAGCTTAATCTTGGTATCGTATCTACACCAGTAAttatcgcgggggggggggggtgctgaaaATAGACCACTTCATCACCTGAGGGCCCCCCTGGTTCCAATTCTAGAAAGACtaattttattaaaacaaacaaaaaaaaatcctaagtggaggattgctgctttaagtaactATTTTATAGAGAATGGCGCTTTCATAACTACTTTTCAATATATAGGAAGTACAGTAAGTGTTATTAGTGCTGCTCATTATTCGTTTGTTTTTATTTGGAAGGAAAACATTGTTTATTATGGCAAAATGAGAAATGTTCATGTAAGGTGGGCATTACGTTTAAAAATCTAATTTAAATGTAGAATATTATGTACCCTAATTTGTTCCACTTCGATTTGTCCTGAAAAGACACCTTTTCAGTATATAAAGAACTACCTTTGCCTGCAGCCGTTCTCTATACCCCAAAATAAGAGGGACTCTGGATGGTTGCTATTTTTCTTAGATTTCATTCCGATAAATAGATTATTTAGATTATGCTTTTTGGTCAGTTGAGATCCTctatgtaaaataaaatacattcttAAAGACGATATGACAAATTACCTGCTGTATGTGTATTAATACTTTATTAACCCTTTGTGGCAGTGATTACAATTCCTCTGTATCTACTAATTTTAGTCATGCAACATGTTTCCATTTCAATGGCTCTTAGGATTGGGAACATGGGGGATCTTTTTACTTTATTTTGCAGTCCATGCCATTTCTTTTTATCTATGATGTACTTATACATTATTACCCACACTATTGGAAGTATTTAGCAGAAGGTGTAAAGATAACGATCAGGTCCTGTGCACTTAAACATAAAACAACGGAGAAGAatcaacattaaaacacaatggcCTCGGCTATCCTTTTAAATACTGTTTAATGAGCGAGTAGACGACTACAGTAGAAAATTAGTTTTGAATCCCTTCAATAACCAAATTTGCTGCCTCCAATGTCTTCCAGTGATCCATTGGCCGGCCGAGTACGCTTCCAAAATGTACATCAGGCATTACAAGCAAAAGTTATAAACTTGAGAAATAGCTTTATTAATGTAATAGTTTGGACATTGTCATAGAAAAAGCTACGACAACAATTGGGCTTGAccattttgtttttcttaaatACAGTTGGTGCAGAGACTAAATCTttattttattccaaatgttttATTGTACAGTTAGTTATTTCCCAGCTGTTTTACGCACTCCCTTACCAATAAGATGGCCCACTTGATGTGTTATGTTAGTATGTCAGTTTGGTTCGCTAACACTTTTGAGGATCTAACATTTTCACCAGTATTTACACTGCTGTTTAAATTTCGTATCGAAACTGCATTTCGCGAAATTAAGAGATTCCATATTCAAATCATCCTGCTGTCGAAAAACATTATGTATGTAGTTTTCATGACAAACCTGGCCTGCCTTTGAGATGACGTCCCCAATAGGGTACAGAAACACTGgtcctttttgtttttccatcTGTTGTATTTGAGTGTTATGAACTAACAGTATGTGTTTTTTAAAGGAGTATAGTagctcctttttatttttttactttacctTTTTTGGGAAGCATGGTACCACAAATGCACAACCATTAGCTACTATATGATTTCCCACAAGTATTTATATCTATACACAGACTGTTTGTGAGGTATGAAACTGTGGTTCTCATAAAAGTAACATCCAATCTCTACCCTTTCCGGCCCAGACTTGGCAACCTCTCTATACAGCAGTATACTCTTATCAACCCTAGACAAGACTGCTCCTGCCCCCCGACAAATTAAGCCACAACCATGGCACACAAACTTTACACCCTACCTCCACAAGTGCTCATGCACGTTTATCGAGGAAATCATGCTCTTAAGCTGATTTCCTGCACTATAGATTTATACTCTCCTCCTATAACACTGCCCTTTCCCTTGACAAGCAAGCCTATTTTTCTTCCCTTCTACTACTCTAACCCTCAACATCTATTTGCCACTTTTAACTTCCTTCTATGCCCAACTACACCCCCTTCCAACCATGCGGACCGGGGGCATAGGGAGCGCcaagggtgcaagggggggggcgcagaaagggggtgagcggcaaggggggggcgcagaaagggggtgagcggcaaggggggttagcggcaaggggggttagcggcaagggggggcagcggcaaggggggtcagcgccaaaggggggttagcagcaaggggggtcagcgccaaaggggggttagcggcaaggggggtcagcagcaaggggggtgagcgcctctaccccgggtccctgtggctgcccgcccggcgggggacatcgcgcagcaggcagaggagcgggaaggcagagacacactcaccgtgtgctctgcacaaagcggaagccccaccTCCGGCTTCCTCTGatctgcctgcgaccaatcccctgcatcccggccggcattctaagtcccgcctccttcattcaaacccatgcggcccttcatccaatcacctggcagcattcacttacacagagaatacttaccagctgccgcatcGTCTTCACCAccgccgtaaccgggacacattgggtgggccgcacagatactcggtgtgggccgcatgcggcccgtgggccgcgagtttgacatgcctgGTTTAAGGATTTGAGTTTTACGAAGCAAATGTGCATTGCTGTTACCTTGACATACAAACAAAGAGCCTCAATGACACCTTTAATATACTATGAACATTTTAAAAGTAATAGCTTATGGAGCTTTTCTTCTGTATCTGGAGTTTAATCGGCTGTTTTTGATCTGAAAACTGTTTATACCGTTTGACTGACACTTGCGTTGGTTAGTTATTTCTAAAGTGAAGTCACTTTTAGACGACTGCTTTTCAACAAATATCTCATACTAGTGTTAATGTTGAGTTGTCCAAGTAGAAGCGGGCTCCACCACCCAATAAAGACATGATACAGAAAGGTCGGTATTTGGCATAATGAATAATTACTGCACAATGTGAAGACTACTTCTGCTTTCATTTCAGGCATTTTAGCCGAACCCAGATCTAAAATATTGTTGGTATCTATTGGTTacatgagagaaagagagagagatatatatatatatatatatatagcggggagactatagagcctgttacaaatgtgttatttacatcagttatgcacgtatatgacgattaccgtacagtacatgcatcaataagtggaaacaaggtagtgcttcactgtaagtacattttcgctttacatacatgctccggtcccattgcgtacgttaatgcggggtatgcctgtatatataatatatatatatatatattatatattatatattatatatacaggcataccccgcattaacgtacgcaatgggaccggagcatgtatgtaaagcgaaaatgtacttacagtgaagcactaccttgtttccacttattgatgcatgtactgtacggtaatcgtcatatacgtgcataactgatgtaaataacacatttgtaacaggctctatagtctccccgcttgcatacAGCTTCGGttcaggtagggagccggtattgctgttcatgacgtactgacaggcgcatgcgtgagctgccgtttgcctattgggcgacatgtacttactcgcgagtgtacttaaagtgagtgtccttaaagcggggtatgtcatatatatatacaaatacaactgtatgctcatctgcatgtcttaggcaggtctcaaccctgcctttccccattatcacccagcatacagcacttacactgcagcaagggattctgggaaatgacatgcaaatgagcacatagtgtcactttttgcctcaaaaaccatttttaacatggttccctataggcttaagcttgctgcatggtcacagctttgagcacagccagggttaaggtgcatacccagaaaaccacccacagacagctttttgttttgcaaattcttttattatgcagcgaatctttacaacaagattataacagtacataaatcattttccaaacgaaaaaaaTACCGCGACGtaaacaacggcgcagtgcatatcccacacatctcacatacatttttattaatggtttccccaaaagtaaaaaaaactgtgacgaacacggcggtgcagtgcatttatacgtatgcaccgcaccacagacatgacatatcatacaaacattatctctaactttattgcacagaaaaacttttggggcaggggagtaagggtgggtggggaggggggtgtttagtcctcctcctcaggaccgtcaaagatggaatagtccttgagcaggctgtggagcagcctgcgacagtcctgtaccgacatcctcttcttccccctggtcaaacgttccctggcgaatagtaaaacgtctttgaaacagcacattagacgccaaccggcttcgattgagtcctctgtgtgtgttcctgtgaaaagtccgtggaacaccgagtagtacgtgacgcacttcctcggtatacaatcctttaagtcagtgtcaagcgcgcgcagcaaggcctgcgcaaaggggcagttccagaagaggtgtatgatgctttcctccactgggttgcacctggggcagtgcctcacgaggctgagtttgctctggtacttgtccgcattcacagggagtcccccgtgtatggcctgccaagcaatgtctttgtgtttgttcattggtcttttcgatgccacattcctccacaccgttccaaaggtgttggggtggagacctgggaccgattccatgatgtctttagccctgataattttgtagatgaccttgggcttccacaggtctggttttactccctccagattgttctgcctcacgaacttcttcacgtccttgtagaaccagggcgtgcgccagctgtaagggatggagctgtcccacttgtccctccccagtgctctccagagcggcaggagtaggaggcgggacatggagtgccagaggagtctttgtcgcagtctctcagggtgatccgcatgcagttgcttacaaagaaggcgcgcagcatagtggggatggcggggattcctctaccccccttgtgcggctctttgtacatcacctcgcgctttcccctctcaaacttggccccccagacaaagcggaacactgccatggagatctcctggcaggttctggtcgaaggcgggtatgcctgggccacgtactgcaggacaggaaggatctcgttcagcagtaccagctttttcccctcaatggtgaggggtctgaggcgccacaatccgatcttctgtttcaccttgttcagcctctcgttccagctcttcagggcagcgccctcgctccccacaccaaaccagactccaaggatttgaatgaggcctgctctgatggggaaggggagggggtcggcagtcaggttccaaagcccaaatagcttggtctctgacttcccgcagttgacttttgctcctgaagctttcccgaaatcctcgcacgtctggaccagcgtcttcaccgaccggctatctgcgcagaagatggtgacgtcatccatgtagagcgagcacttcactttgcgtctctggggtcctggcaccacgatccctctgatctctgcgtctcgtctgatgcactgggcgaagagctctatacaacagacaaaaaggagaggtgaaagagggcagccctgcctaacccctgagaggacagggaaggggttagtattccatccgttcacgatcgccacactgcaaatgtcaaggtacatcaggttaacataagaacagaacatctcccccatcccatactcacgcagcaccctgcccatgaaatcattggagacacggtcaaaggccttctcctgatcaagggtgaccagggccgcgtgtacacggcggtctttgatgtagtggactgcgtctctgattagggcgaggctgtctgcgatcctgcgtccggggatgccgcacgtctggtctgggtggatgatctggctgatgaccttcttcagtctgttcgctaggacttttgctaggatcttgtagtccgcgttcaggagcgagatgggatgccagttcttgaggtcgcacctctcccccttccgtttgtacaagagcatcagcattccttccctcagcgttgggggcatcctaccttctgcttccatttccctgtaaagctcgagcaggtccgggccgatcaggtcccacagcttcgtgtataactcagctgggataccatctccgcctggcgtcctacccgtcttaaaggatttggttgcagcgtggagctcctccagcgtcaggggggcgttcatggctgcttttcctgccgggtcgatggtgtttgtaatccctgacaggaatttgtcagcctggtctcggtctgatgcttttggggagtagaggtcttcatagaaatctttcacgactcccatgacttcctccttcccctgctgcacgttgccatctttgtctcgcagctccctcaggggcgtgtgggcagagtggagtttcttgaagaagaaggcattgcatttctcccccctctcaaggttctccaccttggaacggaagatgattcgtctggattcctcctcaaagtgcttttgcaggctctccttggtttcctccaggtcgtcatccacgttccatccgcagcgtttgaggtcatgcagggacctcgaactcccccttcctcttacacgccaggcgtctgccctttgcctgcaggaagcagcggatccttatcttcgtgaattcccaccattctgcagtgctggggaaacaggccttttcttctttcttctttccatgctgtTTATGCTGTTtatgctgttctcagctcctccatgatctcctccctttccagcagtgcgcagttcagcttccaggatcctggccctggggggaaacctcctcccaggcgcccctggagatgaatggctctgtggtcagagaaatgtactgcgaccatggagtgctgtctgtgctgtacctgcttggtggtgaacaggaagtcaatccgagaacgcacggaaccatttgggtggcaccaagagtagtttgcggcacctgctcccatagatcccactgcgtccttcagggatgcttccccaatcatcgccgtgagtagcctggacgtcacatctatctttgatgatttgctggggggcacgcgcccccccacctccatcgtgcagttgaaatccccacccatcaccactgccctggaggttgcgagccaagggcgaaggtgctggaaaagttccaagcgctcatttctccggggggcggcgtacacattgatgagcctaatcggctcccctgcccacgaaccgtctacgaccagtagtctgccgcagacgagttcatggacaaaatcaacagtgaaacatcccccccggatcaaaatggctacacccgcgttcctgtacccgttccccccagaccagtaggagggGCCGTGAGACCACTGCCCGCTCAGGTGCCTGTAGGACCGAGAAAAAGGCaaggcacattcctgtagcatatacacatcacatttctgtaaagaaaggaatgttagtactctggcacgtctcatccgctctcctatgctccttacgttaatggagaaaatgttaaaagacgccattagtttggggataaagggttggacagacatgcagtgatactagttaccatcctcgctggcgtgggtggtcttgctgatctcctcgcacagctggGCTAGTAGATCCATGGTTTGCCCAAGGTTGTCATCGAGGAGGAGGGTCTCAgctgcctctcgcccctctcttatgagctcttccacggtcacctgtgtctcgctaggtggctgttctaaaatggccgcctgctcctctgtaatggctgcctcctgcatctctgcttcctcctcctccaggttGCTTTCAAGGTCACTGTCGGCGtcgctggaagtgggtgagtcgccgatttgcatttgggctctcttctgctccagcccctggtgcgGGCTTTCCGTCTCAGGGGCTCTCCTCTTTATTCCCTGCTTCTCCATTCCGGTCCGGGCtctgggggcggtatctgtagcaaaggggtaagaggggggggggggtgcaacagcctcggggctggggagaggtgttacagggggaggggcaaggggtggtgggtgggcagggagggttggggtaggagggagggtgggggttgcagcagcattgggtgtgggagggagtgttgctgcaggggtggggatgggaggaggtggggtgggggctgcttCTGAAGGGACAGCGGGCTCAGGAGCCGCAGCGGGCGCTGTTTGGGTGGCCTCCTTTTGCCTTTGCTCCTTCTTATACTTACCCCCTTGTGCCTTTACGGGTTGGTTTGCTGGGGGCTTCTTGGATGCCTTCTGGGTTGCTGTCAGGGGAGCGCCCGGTGTCGCGCCTTTCGTCGCGGCCTCTGCGtagctcctgaccctcagctggcagtcccggaacatgtgggttgtctctccgcacaggtcgcaggttttctggcggggacaatcctttgtttcgtgtccggtgttcttgcagtttctgcaggctttcagggtgcactgtttccactgatgccccaTGTTCCCGCAATTACCAcaggtctggggctggtcagggtaaaagatcctccctgggctgcccgcaagtgaaaaactgggagggaggtggtgcagccgatctgccgcttctggatttggccacaagcgaactaccatgctccactttaccacccagtaccccaacttgtccttgatcctgctcggctccttcaccacggtgcaagagcgccgcagaaaggtagcaatatcctttccagggatatgagggttcctcaccgtcacagtgatcctcttctcgtccctctggatagggcagttcacgtcgaactctgagaaggggacctcctgtttcagggtctggaaagccTCCCAGTACCTCCTGCAGGCTCCCGCTGTGGCGAAGGTGACGAAAAACAGGCCACCCCTGAGGTCCTGGATGCTCAGGATCTCGTCCGGAGTAAAGCCCGCtttgctcaccagctccttggcaaaggtctcagcgtccaatagagggcgctgtccgtcaacctccctcagctgcatcaccacggtctgcctcatccagggttccaggcgggggatcctcctgttgctgctgctcccagctccagggttggagctggggctgctggtgctggcagtgggggtgAGGCCGCTGAGGGGGGCAACGTCGCCTGAGCCGCTGGAGCTGGTAGCCGCTGGGCCTCCTCCGTCCGTCTCCTGGCTGCTGGGAACCGTCTCCGGGGGTGCCGTGTGCTTCTCCTTCTtcgtcttcttcttctccttgcgCAGGGTGGTCCCAGCAGGCTCCGTGGCGACCTCCATCCTCTCCGTTCCGGTCTGGGGGGCCGCTGTTGCCATCCTTCTCGTCGCAGGGGGGTAGAGCTTCGCCGTTCCTCGTAGCCCGGGGGTCCTGTCGCTTGGTCCTGAATCGCCCAGAGTTCAGGTgagtcaccgtctctctctcgtgtttcCGAATCGCCCAGAAGTCAGGTGCGTCACCCCAATAGCGGCAGGTAGCTTAAGCCCGAAGGCGATGCTACAAGGCCGAGGTTCCGGACCGTCTCTCTCTCGTGTACCGAATCGCCCTGAGATCTAGTGCGTCACCCCAATAGCTGCATGTAGCTTAAGCCCGAAGGCGATGCTACAAGGCCGAGGTTCCGGACCGTCACTCTCCGTTCGGCCCTCTGACTaagacacttgatcttagccaaaaggccacccacagacagctgttttgaccttaatgggtcatcagtgtggggttgattttaactgggtatgcaaaaaggctatgggataggctataccataatactgagttaagttatggtgagtaaaaaatagtgacaaaaaccctccacaggaaagcaaatatgcaaattcaactatatgctcatctgcatgtcttaggcaggtctgcaaccccgcctttccccattatcacccagcatacagcacttccactgcagcaagggattctgggaaatgacatgcaaatgagcacacatatatatatattttgtttctttttttactttGTGTTGTTCAATCATTTGTTAAAAAGTGCCACTACatatggtttaaaaaataaactgGCCAAGAAATCTACATTATTTTTTAAAAAGCTGTGCAACTTCTTTTGGCATATTCCGATAGGCATTCCTAGGAGTTTTCTGTGTGTAGACTGTGTTACTGTATGTTAGTTACTTTAGATTTGTCTTTTATAATGAACAAAAAGGGAGCCTTAAAGTTCACTTTTAAATGTTAATGGTTCTGTTCATTTGTACGGGTCTTTTAATGAACATCATTTATGCAGCCATGACTCAAATCTAATTACTGAATTAAACATTTGATTGGGAGTGCAAATAATTAACAAAGCACTTCCACATTTCTGTATGATCCTATTTTATATATAAAGTTTGCATCTGCAAATCTGATTGTCTATATTTTGTGCTGGATTTCCTCAGCTCTTAAGTCCATTGATTCCGATAGCTAAAAGTATGTAATGTGTATTTCACATATGAGGCGTGGTTCAGGCTTGTTATATAGCAGGCGCTGGTGCGCTCGCCGATGCGTTTAGTTAGGGTGCAAGCAGTGACGCGCGCGGTTAGGGGGCGTGactgacgtcacagcgttaggcAGCAGCgtgaaaatacaattttattgtaatttccctggtctgctgcgccaccgctcacggccgtcCGTAAATAGTAtagaaacgtctggctaacacagccaattataattgacgcgcgcacggtagcgcactatattacacgcttAACagattgttcttgtatagtgccgctagtttttacgtagcgcgttacagagacattttgcagacacagtgccTGCCCTGTAAAGGTTacactatgtttttggtgcctgaggcacagggagataaagtgactttcccaaggtcacaaggagccaacactgggaattgaaccaggctcccctgcttcaaactcagtgccactcagagtctttactcgctgagccgctcctcccaATGTAGACAGACTGTCCTTGCACTGCTCTCTAAGATTAACCTTTCATTTACAGATCTACGAAAACCATGAATGCATAACCCAAACAATAAATATATCAAACATCTGATTTATAAATTTCGCAGAGGTTGAAATTGATGAACTTTacctatgttactatgtataaaACTGCACAATTTCTATTATTGGTAGCACAGTAATGaattatacattttaaaaaaaaaacaataacttaATGTGCATGTTTTGTCAATTAAAAAAAGAACCGGTTACTACACAAAGTAGGCAATTCACAATGCATGTATGAATCGTATTACAAGCTGTCCTCGGTTATCCGCCTGAatccgtcccgcaaaccgccATCAGATAGCAAAACGTCTGATTGCGCAACCAATGTTAATCCGCGGCTGTGAGCGGCAGATAATGTGTTCCGCGGAATATAAGGGACAGACCGATATAGAGGACCACCTGTACAGCTAGTATTTTGAAAATACAGTGCAAGCTACTTACTGCAAGATACATACTGTAAGCCCATTAAATGATGACCACAAACAAAACAATCATTTTTGTGTTTTGTGACAGGAAGGGCCTAACAGCCTCATCAA
Coding sequences within:
- the LOC142468377 gene encoding uncharacterized protein LOC142468377; this translates as MATAAPQTGTERMEVATEPAGTTLRKEKKKTKKEKHTAPPETVPSSQETDGGGPAATSSSGSGDVAPLSGLTPTASTSSPSSNPGAGSSSNRRIPRLEPWMRQTVVMQLREVDGQRPLLDAETFAKELVSKAGFTPDEILSIQDLRGGLFFVTFATAGACRRYWEAFQTLKQEVPFSEFDVNCPIQRDEKRITVTVRNPHIPGKDIATFLRRSCTVVKEPSRIKDKLGYWVVKWSMVVRLWPNPEAADRLHHLPPSFSLAGSPGRIFYPDQPQTCGNCGNMGHQWKQCTLKACRNCKNTGHETKDCPRQKTCDLCGETTHMFRDCQLRVRSYAEAATKGATPGAPLTATQKASKKPPANQPVKAQGGKYKKEQRQKEATQTAPAAAPEPALYTQKNTSLYHSQTSTDPVLQPENTD